Part of the Halopseudomonas maritima genome, TGCCGGAGGCGTAGTCCTTGTCGCACAGCTGCTGCTTCAGGCGGTAGGTTGCCCCCAGGCTGCCGAAGTAGCGGCCACTATCAAACCGCGACTGCAGCTCAATACCACTCGTTTTCTTGCGATCAAACTGGATAACGTCGTACAGGTAGCCGCGATCAATAAAGTCCCTGATCTCGGTGTTGTAGTAACTGAGCCGGGCATCAGCCAGGGCCAGCCCAGGGAAAAACTGCGTCAGATCGTGGCTGTAGCCCACCTCCCAGTTAGTGCTGCGCTCCGGCTTGCTGGCTCCGTTCACGGCCAGATTACCCAGAGTGCCGGCACCGTCCACGATAGCGCTGGAGGTCAACTCCTGAATGCTCGGAAAGCGGGTAGTCTGGGCAAAGCGTAGAAAGGCCGTGCCATAAGGGGTGATTCTGGCGGTGGCGCTTAAAGCCGGGCTGAAGGCATCGCCGGACTGCTCCTCGGGCATTTCCCAGGCCTGGCCCGCATTCAGCGTTTCATAAACAGCCGTGCCGTAGAGATTTATCGGCATAATCAGAGGCACACTGTTTTCTCGTGGGTCACCATTTTGATCCAAGGCGTTATCTACAACCTCGTATAGCTTCGAGGCATCTACCTCACCATTCACGAACGGGTTTTTCGACGAATCAAACTTGCCATCGTCAATAGGAAGAAATGCTGTGTTTTTCCAAAATGCATACCGTCTGCCATTAATCTGAGCAAACGTCAGTTGCCTCCCATTCAAGAACTCTCGTACTGCCTCCGGCCCCTCCGCGATTGCTTGTTGACGGGCCTCATGTTCTTCCGGTGTTAGAAGATCACCCCACTCCAACTCCATGCCTACTTGTCGCCGCTGTGCTTCATAAAACGCCGCCTGCTGGCGCCGGCGCTTGGCCGTACCTGTATCCTTACCGGTGTAGTGCAGATAACGGGTGCCCGCAGTCAACGTCAGCCAGGGCCTTGGCTGCCAGGCGAAGTTGAACATCGCCGAGTACTCCTCGCGCTCGCCAGAACGCGGGCCCAGCAAATCGGTGGCGGCATTGAGTTGAGAGCCGTCCGGCGTCAGTCCGTTGGTGGTAGTCAGGCTTTGCTGTACGCGATCATCCAGCTTTTCCTTTTGGTAGCTACCGCCAAAGGTCAGTTGCAGGGTGTCGGTGAGCTGCATCTGGTTGCTCAGATCAAGCCCGGTACGATCATGGCTGGTCCATTGCCGGCCGTTGGAGTAGATGGTGCCATCGTGCTCCGGTGGCGGAGTCCCTGGCGGGAGATAACCCATCTCAGTGAGTATGCTCCACATCTTAAGCTGTTGCTGGGTGGCCTGATCCACGTCAACGGCGTAAGGAGAAGCGCCGGTTTGATAGCGCGTACCTTCCAGCTCTGTGCGCCACAGACTGGCCTCCAGATTCAGCCAGTCCGAGTTGACCGGCTTGATGTCATAGCTCAATTTGTAGTTGTCGAGCCGCTGTTCCGAGCGTGGTGTTTCATATACCAAGCGGTCATCTGACCTGTCACGATCAGGGTTGGTTCTGTCAGCCGCCTCCAGATAGCCCCAGGCCAGCACTGACGCTCCCGGCGTTGTTTCACCAAACAGCATATCCGTGCGCATAAACTGCAGGCCCAAGCGCTGCTCATGGGGCAAGTACCAGTTGTTCTTGAACAAGGTCGTGTCGGTTTCGCTGGCGGTGTTGAACACCTCGCTGCCGGCGGCGTAGAGCTTGGTCAGGTTGGGGATGTAGCGGTCGGTACTGGTGTCGTCCCACACATCGTGGCCGGCGTAGCGGTCGGCACCCTGTTTCCCGGCGTAGTAGTTGCCGGTGGTACGCTCGCTGCGTGACAGCAGAATATCGACAAACTCATGGCGACCGGCGATGGCCACCATCTGGCCGTGGTCATCCAGATTGAATAGCTCGCCATCACCCCTGCTGCGCGCCTGTGGCAGCGGCACGTGAACCGTCAGGCCATCACCTGCCACGGTTGCACCAGGCACGTTGCGCCAATCCTGCCCATACATGGAGCTCGCATCAAACCGGGGCTTGCTGGTATTACCCGAGCCACGCAGGTTGGCTTCGATACCCCAGCTATCCCCATCGGGAATAATGTCACCCGGCTCGATGGTGCGAATATTCACCGCACCGCCCACGCCACTGCGGATACCTCGGCTGAGTGACGGGCCTTTCTCTACCTCGATACTGCGAAACAGCGCGGGATCAACATAGTTGCGATTGCCCGCACCAAACATATGCAGCCAGACATTCGTAGATTGCTCAGTACCGTCGATGGTCAGCGGTACCCGCCCTTCGCCGCTGATACCGCGGATGTTCGGGGTAATGGCCTGACTGCTGCGGGTATCCATGCTGTACACCCCGTTCATGCCCTTGAACACATCGCCGGGGTTGGCGGTCTGGAAGCGCTGGAGCTCCTCGCGGCTCTGATAGACGCTGGTGACGTTCTCGGTGTAGACCTCATCCTGGGCCTGGGCATCGATATCGGTCTTACCCTCGATATGGATAGGCTGCAGTTCGACGACATCTTCTGCGCTGGCCGTGGCGGCGGCCTGGTCCTGCGCTTGGGCGCTGAAGACCCCGAGCACCGATAGCGCAGAGACCACCAGCGCCAGCCTGTTTGGCTTGAAATCCATTGCTTGCTCCCCTTGCTAACCCTTTCCAGTCACCAGGCCCATGCCCGGCGCAACACAAATAGGAATGATTATTATCTGCAAGGAAAAGCGGTCCACTCATGATAATTATCAAGATGTGGGAATTTTTTTGCGGGCGGTGGCCCTACGCGCTCAGGCTTGGCGCAGCTCGAAACGCTCAAACAGCGCGTGCAGCTGCGGCCAGAGGCTGGCAGATTCAGGTGGCGTGATGCTAGGCCCCAGGGAGGGGTCCAGCATCCGCGCGGGGCGGGCCAACTGGACGGCGAAACGACGCACGCCTTGCCCTGCCAGTCGGTGTGCCAGGCGCAGCAGGGCGTCGCAGTCAAACAGCTGCCAGTGCACGGTGGTGCGACACTCATAATCAACGCCGCTGGCGTGCAGCAGTTGCAGGCTCTGCCAATTAGCCTGGCCGCTGCGCGGGGTGCCGGTGATCAGTTCAACCTGCTCTTGCAGCCCCTTGACGTCAAACCCCACCCAGTCACACCAGGGCAGTACCCGCGCCAGCGCCGCGGGCTTGATGCCGGCGCTGTGCAGCGCGACCTTGAAGCCGAGCGCCCGCACCGCTTGCATGGCCTGCGGCAGGCCAGGTTGCAGGGTGGCTTCGCCGCCGCTGAATACCACGGCATCGAGTAGCCCCTGACGCTGCCGCAAAAAACGCAGCACGCTGCTCCATTGATGTGGCGCGTCGCCGCGCGGGGCAATCAGCTCGGGGTTGTGGCAGTAGCGGCATTGCCAGGCACACCCCTGACAAAACAACACGCAGGACAGGTGATCGGGGTAATCCAGGGTGGTCATGGGTTGCAGGCCGCCGATACGCAGGCTGTCAGCGGTCTGGGCAGAACAGGTTTTCATGGGCTTTCCAGTAGCGCAACCGGCCCGCAGGCCGGTTGCGGCGGTGGATCAGCGTGGTTCGCTGAAGTGCTGTCGTTCGCGGTGCTCGGATTGCTTGCCGGGGTTGAATGCCGACACCGGGCGGTGATAACCCATGACGCGGGTCCAGACTTCGCAACGCTGACGTTGCTCGGTGGGCAGAGTGGCGCTTTTACTCATGGTGTTGCTCCTTGCTGTGTATGACTGGTGGTTTATCCGCCGCAGGCGCCGCAACAGGCACTGGCTTGCTGTTTTTGCAGCAACGTCTCGTCGCAACGCGGACAGAATTCGTGCTCGCCGGCCAGGTAGCCATGGACCGGGCAGATCGAGAACGTAGGAGTAACGGTCAGGTACGGCAGGCGGAAGCGCGACAGCGCGGCGCGCACCAGTTGCCGG contains:
- a CDS encoding TonB-dependent receptor domain-containing protein, with product MDFKPNRLALVVSALSVLGVFSAQAQDQAAATASAEDVVELQPIHIEGKTDIDAQAQDEVYTENVTSVYQSREELQRFQTANPGDVFKGMNGVYSMDTRSSQAITPNIRGISGEGRVPLTIDGTEQSTNVWLHMFGAGNRNYVDPALFRSIEVEKGPSLSRGIRSGVGGAVNIRTIEPGDIIPDGDSWGIEANLRGSGNTSKPRFDASSMYGQDWRNVPGATVAGDGLTVHVPLPQARSRGDGELFNLDDHGQMVAIAGRHEFVDILLSRSERTTGNYYAGKQGADRYAGHDVWDDTSTDRYIPNLTKLYAAGSEVFNTASETDTTLFKNNWYLPHEQRLGLQFMRTDMLFGETTPGASVLAWGYLEAADRTNPDRDRSDDRLVYETPRSEQRLDNYKLSYDIKPVNSDWLNLEASLWRTELEGTRYQTGASPYAVDVDQATQQQLKMWSILTEMGYLPPGTPPPEHDGTIYSNGRQWTSHDRTGLDLSNQMQLTDTLQLTFGGSYQKEKLDDRVQQSLTTTNGLTPDGSQLNAATDLLGPRSGEREEYSAMFNFAWQPRPWLTLTAGTRYLHYTGKDTGTAKRRRQQAAFYEAQRRQVGMELEWGDLLTPEEHEARQQAIAEGPEAVREFLNGRQLTFAQINGRRYAFWKNTAFLPIDDGKFDSSKNPFVNGEVDASKLYEVVDNALDQNGDPRENSVPLIMPINLYGTAVYETLNAGQAWEMPEEQSGDAFSPALSATARITPYGTAFLRFAQTTRFPSIQELTSSAIVDGAGTLGNLAVNGASKPERSTNWEVGYSHDLTQFFPGLALADARLSYYNTEIRDFIDRGYLYDVIQFDRKKTSGIELQSRFDSGRYFGSLGATYRLKQQLCDKDYASGMDPFYNRIPECMTGGFPGTYSGNSLQPEYSVDLGLGTRLFNDRLELGVRSVYHAGASNDDLDDLLASEAGPDDYQAHDAWFRGGLDTFLWRSVWLHDLYANLEVNRQLSLNLGVTNVTDEYYLDPMSKNLLPGPGRTLTAGLRVNF
- a CDS encoding anaerobic ribonucleoside-triphosphate reductase activating protein, whose translation is MKTCSAQTADSLRIGGLQPMTTLDYPDHLSCVLFCQGCAWQCRYCHNPELIAPRGDAPHQWSSVLRFLRQRQGLLDAVVFSGGEATLQPGLPQAMQAVRALGFKVALHSAGIKPAALARVLPWCDWVGFDVKGLQEQVELITGTPRSGQANWQSLQLLHASGVDYECRTTVHWQLFDCDALLRLAHRLAGQGVRRFAVQLARPARMLDPSLGPSITPPESASLWPQLHALFERFELRQA
- the nrdD gene encoding anaerobic ribonucleoside-triphosphate reductase, with amino-acid sequence MSKSATLPTEQRQRCEVWTRVMGYHRPVSAFNPGKQSEHRERQHFSEPR